The Streptomyces sp. NBC_00440 genome contains a region encoding:
- a CDS encoding nucleoside deaminase: protein MDMDMDTGIGQAVPDRALARRWLATAVAEARAGLAEGGIPIGAALYGADGTLLGRGHNRRVQDGDPSTHAETSAFRAAGRQRSYRGTTMVTTLSPCWYCSGLVRQFGISRLVVGEAATFHGGHDWLAEHGVRVVVLDDAECTALMRDFITRSPELWNEDIGAE, encoded by the coding sequence ATGGACATGGATATGGATACGGGCATCGGTCAGGCCGTTCCGGACCGCGCTCTGGCGCGGCGGTGGCTGGCCACGGCGGTCGCCGAGGCGCGGGCCGGGCTCGCGGAGGGCGGCATCCCGATCGGGGCCGCGCTGTACGGGGCGGACGGCACGCTGCTGGGCCGCGGGCACAACCGGCGGGTCCAGGACGGCGATCCGTCGACGCACGCCGAGACGTCCGCCTTCCGCGCCGCGGGGCGGCAGCGGTCGTACCGGGGCACGACCATGGTCACCACGCTCTCGCCCTGCTGGTACTGCAGCGGCCTGGTCCGGCAGTTCGGGATCTCCCGGCTGGTGGTCGGCGAGGCCGCCACCTTCCACGGCGGCCACGACTGGCTGGCGGAGCACGGGGTACGCGTCGTCGTGCTCGACGACGCCGAATGCACCGCGCTGATGCGGGACTTCATCACACGCAGCCCGGAGCTGTGGAACGAGGACATTGGCGCGGAGTGA
- a CDS encoding PLD nuclease N-terminal domain-containing protein: MLRYLPFLLVLALWIYAFIDCLNTPEEEVRGLPKVVWVIVILLFGEVLVGPVAWIAVGRTRRGAGGGRAVWTAPDDNPEFLNSLRKGNKKDSAKDESVLKDWEADLRRRENELRRRESGEDAT, encoded by the coding sequence ATGCTCAGGTATCTGCCCTTCCTGCTGGTCCTGGCGCTCTGGATCTACGCGTTCATCGACTGCCTGAACACGCCCGAGGAGGAGGTCCGCGGTCTGCCCAAGGTCGTGTGGGTCATCGTCATCCTGCTCTTCGGCGAGGTGCTCGTCGGGCCCGTCGCATGGATCGCGGTGGGCCGGACACGGCGCGGGGCGGGCGGCGGGCGGGCCGTCTGGACGGCGCCGGACGACAATCCGGAGTTCCTCAACAGCCTGCGCAAGGGGAACAAGAAGGACAGCGCGAAGGACGAATCGGTGCTCAAGGACTGGGAGGCGGACCTGCGCCGCCGCGAGAACGAGCTGCGCCGCCGCGAGAGCGGCGAGGACGCGACCTGA
- a CDS encoding menaquinone biosynthesis decarboxylase, with product MAYDDLRSLLRALERDGDLKRIKVEVDPHLEVGEIVDRVNKAGGPALLFENVKGASMPLAMNVFGTDRRLLKALGLSSYDEISDRIGGLLKPELPQGFVGVREAFGKLGTMVHVPPKKVKPEAAPVQEVVLTGDDVDLDRLPALFTWPEDGGSFFNLGLTHTKHPETGIRNLGLYRLQRHDKRTIGMHWQIHKDSRNHYAVAARKGERLPVAIAFGAPPAVTYASTAPLPEDIDEYLFAGFVQGKRIELVDCRTVPLQVPAQAEVVLEGWLEPGETLPEGPFGDHTGFYTPQEPFPALTIDCVTMRRRPLLQSIVVGRPPTEDGPLGRATERFFLPLLKIIIPDIVDYHLPESGGFHNCAIVSIDKKYPKHAQKVMHAVWGAHMMSLTKLIVVVDADCDVHDLHEVSWRALGNTDYARDLTVAEGPVDHLDHASYQQFWGGKAGIDATRKWPEEGYTRDGGWPEMVRSDPAVADRVTKRWKEYGL from the coding sequence ATGGCTTACGACGATCTTCGCTCGCTGCTCAGGGCGCTGGAGCGCGACGGCGACCTCAAGCGCATCAAGGTCGAGGTCGACCCCCATCTGGAGGTCGGGGAGATCGTCGACCGCGTCAACAAGGCGGGCGGCCCGGCGCTGCTCTTCGAGAACGTCAAGGGCGCGTCGATGCCCCTGGCGATGAACGTCTTCGGCACCGACCGGCGGCTGCTCAAGGCCCTCGGCCTCAGCTCGTACGACGAGATCAGCGACCGGATCGGCGGCCTGCTCAAGCCCGAGCTGCCGCAGGGCTTCGTCGGCGTACGGGAAGCCTTCGGCAAGCTGGGCACGATGGTCCACGTACCGCCGAAGAAGGTGAAGCCGGAGGCCGCCCCCGTCCAGGAAGTGGTCCTCACCGGCGACGACGTGGACCTCGACCGCCTCCCGGCGCTCTTCACCTGGCCCGAGGACGGCGGCTCCTTCTTCAACCTCGGGCTCACGCACACCAAGCACCCCGAGACCGGTATCCGCAACCTCGGGCTCTACCGGCTCCAGCGTCACGACAAGCGCACCATCGGGATGCACTGGCAGATCCACAAGGACAGCCGCAACCACTACGCGGTGGCCGCCAGGAAGGGCGAGCGGCTGCCCGTCGCCATCGCCTTCGGCGCGCCGCCCGCCGTGACGTACGCCTCGACGGCCCCGCTCCCCGAGGACATCGACGAGTACCTCTTCGCCGGCTTCGTACAGGGCAAGCGGATCGAGCTGGTCGACTGCAGGACGGTCCCGCTCCAGGTCCCCGCCCAGGCCGAAGTCGTCCTGGAGGGCTGGCTGGAGCCCGGCGAGACGCTGCCCGAGGGCCCCTTCGGCGACCACACCGGCTTCTACACCCCGCAGGAACCGTTCCCCGCACTGACGATCGACTGCGTCACGATGCGCCGCCGTCCGCTGCTCCAGTCGATCGTCGTCGGCCGCCCGCCGACCGAGGACGGCCCGCTGGGGAGGGCGACGGAACGCTTCTTCCTGCCGCTGCTCAAGATCATCATTCCGGACATCGTGGACTACCACCTGCCCGAGTCGGGCGGCTTCCACAACTGCGCGATCGTCTCGATCGACAAGAAGTACCCGAAGCACGCCCAGAAGGTGATGCACGCCGTCTGGGGCGCGCACATGATGTCGCTCACCAAACTGATCGTCGTGGTGGACGCGGACTGCGATGTGCACGATCTGCACGAGGTGTCCTGGCGGGCCCTCGGCAACACGGACTACGCACGTGACCTGACCGTCGCCGAAGGCCCGGTCGACCACCTCGACCACGCCTCCTACCAGCAGTTCTGGGGTGGCAAGGCCGGTATCGACGCGACCAGGAAGTGGCCCGAGGAGGGCTACACCCGGGACGGCGGCTGGCCCGAGATGGTGCGGTCCGACCCTGCTGTCGCCGACCGGGTGACGAAGCGCTGGAAGGAGTACGGCCTGTGA
- the mqnP gene encoding menaquinone biosynthesis prenyltransferase MqnP: MSASAAALPQPGRTKAFLRLVMIEHSVFALPFAYIAALTAMYRLDGNIHWGRLLLVTVAMVGMRTFAMACNRIIDREIDARNPRTASRELVTGAVSVKSAWTGAGVAVVVFLVAAAALNPLCLALAPIAVIPMVVYPYGKRFTNFPHAILGLAQAIGPVGAWLAITGQWSWDAVILGLAVGIWIGGFDLIFGCQDVQADRADGVKSVPARFGIPAALYGARACHAVTTALLVWYGVATDAGAFFWAGLVIVAVAFVYEHNVVKPHDLSRLNRAFFSVNGFIGIALFVCALLDLLVRGLTV; this comes from the coding sequence GTGAGCGCATCCGCCGCCGCGCTGCCGCAACCGGGCAGGACCAAGGCGTTCCTCCGCCTGGTGATGATCGAGCACTCGGTCTTCGCGCTGCCCTTCGCGTACATCGCCGCACTGACCGCGATGTACCGGCTGGACGGCAACATCCACTGGGGGCGGCTGCTCCTGGTGACCGTCGCGATGGTCGGCATGCGTACCTTCGCGATGGCCTGCAACCGCATCATCGACCGGGAGATCGACGCCCGGAACCCGCGCACCGCCTCCCGCGAACTGGTCACCGGCGCGGTCTCGGTGAAGTCGGCCTGGACGGGGGCGGGGGTCGCGGTCGTCGTCTTCCTCGTCGCGGCGGCCGCGCTGAACCCGCTGTGCCTGGCGCTCGCGCCCATCGCGGTCATCCCGATGGTGGTCTATCCGTACGGGAAGCGCTTCACCAACTTCCCGCACGCGATCCTCGGCCTCGCGCAGGCCATCGGCCCGGTCGGCGCCTGGCTGGCGATCACCGGCCAGTGGTCCTGGGACGCGGTCATCCTCGGCCTCGCGGTCGGTATCTGGATCGGCGGCTTCGACCTGATCTTCGGCTGCCAGGACGTCCAGGCGGACCGCGCGGACGGAGTGAAGTCGGTGCCGGCCCGCTTCGGCATCCCGGCCGCGCTGTACGGCGCCCGCGCCTGTCACGCGGTGACCACGGCCCTGCTGGTCTGGTACGGGGTGGCGACGGACGCCGGAGCGTTCTTCTGGGCCGGCCTGGTGATCGTCGCGGTGGCCTTCGTCTACGAGCACAACGTCGTGAAGCCGCACGACCTGTCCCGGCTGAACCGGGCCTTCTTCTCGGTCAACGGCTTCATCGGGATCGCCCTGTTCGTGTGCGCCCTGCTCGATCTGCTGGTGCGGGGCCTGACGGTGTGA
- a CDS encoding UbiX family flavin prenyltransferase: MNVHSQQPRRPWIVGVSGASGTPYAAAVLRGLLDAGEAVDLVVSRSSRLTLLDETGIAFRDAHWPEDLRTWLARGADGKPDTFAVDPGLFAEGTGAVRHWAAGDLAAGPSSGSYPVKGMIIVPASTACVAGVALGLSKDLLQRVASVTLKERRPLVVAVRETPLSGQTLRHLVSLDEAGAVVLPASPAFYAGATHIQDLVDFVAGRVLDAAGVPHRLYRRWEGELGGSRKD; encoded by the coding sequence GTGAATGTACACAGTCAGCAGCCGCGGCGGCCGTGGATCGTCGGGGTCTCCGGGGCGTCCGGTACGCCCTACGCGGCGGCAGTGCTCCGCGGGCTGCTCGACGCGGGCGAGGCCGTGGACCTGGTGGTCAGCCGCTCGTCGCGGCTGACGCTGCTGGACGAGACCGGGATCGCCTTCCGCGACGCGCACTGGCCGGAGGATCTGCGGACCTGGCTGGCCAGGGGCGCGGACGGGAAGCCGGACACCTTCGCGGTGGACCCGGGCCTCTTCGCGGAGGGGACCGGAGCGGTACGGCACTGGGCCGCCGGGGATCTGGCCGCCGGGCCGTCCTCCGGTTCGTACCCGGTCAAGGGCATGATCATCGTCCCGGCTTCCACCGCCTGCGTGGCGGGGGTCGCGCTCGGGCTCTCGAAGGACCTGCTCCAGCGGGTGGCGAGCGTGACGCTCAAGGAGCGGCGCCCGCTGGTGGTCGCGGTGCGGGAGACCCCGCTCAGCGGTCAGACCCTGCGCCACCTGGTGTCCCTGGACGAGGCGGGCGCCGTGGTGCTGCCCGCCTCTCCGGCGTTCTACGCGGGAGCGACGCACATCCAGGATCTGGTGGACTTCGTCGCGGGGCGGGTGCTCGATGCGGCAGGGGTGCCGCACCGGCTGTACCGCCGCTGGGAGGGAGAGCTCGGTGGCTCCCGCAAGGACTGA
- a CDS encoding Lrp/AsnC family transcriptional regulator: MDAVDRQLIQALRENGRASYAELGRLVGLSGPSVTDRINRLEAAGVITGYRATVDAKSLGLGVTALIGISLSDAADHEDVAHRLKDLAEIEDAWFIAGDDSYMLKVRVDDVDGLERTIRRLSGTRGVSRTRTTIVLSTKWENRVGELPEPS, encoded by the coding sequence ATGGACGCGGTGGACAGGCAGCTCATCCAGGCGCTGCGGGAGAACGGCAGGGCCTCCTACGCCGAGCTCGGCCGGCTGGTCGGGCTCTCCGGGCCCAGCGTCACCGACCGCATCAACCGCCTTGAGGCGGCCGGAGTGATCACCGGTTACCGCGCCACCGTCGACGCCAAGTCCCTCGGCCTCGGGGTGACCGCGCTCATCGGTATCTCGCTCTCGGACGCCGCCGACCACGAGGACGTGGCCCACCGGCTCAAGGACCTGGCCGAGATCGAGGACGCCTGGTTCATCGCGGGCGACGACTCGTACATGCTCAAGGTCAGGGTGGACGACGTGGACGGTCTGGAGCGCACGATCCGCCGGCTCAGCGGCACCCGGGGCGTCTCCCGCACCCGCACCACGATCGTGCTCTCCACCAAGTGGGAGAACCGGGTCGGAGAGCTGCCCGAGCCGAGCTGA
- the mqnE gene encoding aminofutalosine synthase MqnE, translated as MTASINDVGLKREIEAKVRAGERLTREDGVALYETDDLAWLGGLAHEVRTRKNGDVVHFNVNRHLNMTNVCTASCAYCSFQRKPGEKDAYTMRIEEAVRLAKAMEGDNLTELHIVNGLHPTLPWRYYPRSLSALKEALPQVALKAFTATEIHHFETISGLSASEILDELIEAGLESLTGGGAEIFDWEVRQHIVDHATHWEDWSRIHRLAHEKGLKTPATMLYGHIEEPRHRVDHVLRLRELQDETGGFQVFIPLRYQHDFVDMKDGKVRNKLQVRTTMATGAEALKTFAVSRLLFDNVPHVKVFWPMHGVQTSQLALQHGADDMDGSVVEYKITHDADNYGTPNKLGREDLLELIRDAGFRPVERNTQYEIVREFDGPDPARRDAPQPMRF; from the coding sequence ATGACTGCGTCGATCAACGATGTAGGCCTCAAGCGCGAGATCGAGGCAAAGGTCCGGGCCGGTGAGCGGCTGACCCGTGAGGACGGCGTCGCGCTCTACGAGACGGACGACCTGGCCTGGCTCGGCGGCCTCGCCCACGAGGTGCGTACGCGCAAGAACGGCGACGTTGTCCACTTCAACGTCAACCGGCACCTCAACATGACCAATGTGTGCACCGCCTCGTGCGCCTACTGCTCGTTCCAGCGCAAGCCGGGCGAGAAGGACGCGTACACGATGCGTATCGAGGAGGCCGTCCGCCTCGCGAAGGCGATGGAGGGCGACAACCTCACCGAGCTGCACATCGTCAACGGCCTCCACCCGACGCTGCCGTGGCGGTACTACCCGCGCTCGCTCAGCGCGCTGAAGGAAGCCCTCCCGCAGGTCGCCCTCAAGGCGTTCACCGCGACGGAGATCCACCACTTCGAGACGATTTCCGGGCTCTCCGCTTCGGAGATCCTGGACGAGCTGATCGAGGCCGGCCTCGAATCGCTGACCGGTGGCGGCGCCGAGATCTTCGACTGGGAGGTCCGGCAGCACATCGTCGACCACGCCACCCACTGGGAGGACTGGTCGCGCATCCACCGCCTCGCCCACGAGAAGGGTCTCAAGACCCCGGCGACGATGCTCTACGGCCACATCGAGGAGCCGCGCCACCGCGTGGACCACGTCCTGCGACTGCGTGAACTCCAGGACGAGACCGGCGGCTTCCAGGTCTTCATCCCGCTGCGCTACCAGCACGACTTCGTGGACATGAAGGACGGCAAGGTCCGCAACAAGCTCCAGGTGCGGACCACGATGGCCACCGGCGCCGAGGCGCTGAAGACCTTCGCGGTGTCCCGGCTGCTCTTCGACAACGTCCCGCACGTGAAGGTCTTCTGGCCCATGCACGGCGTCCAGACCTCGCAGCTCGCGCTGCAGCACGGCGCCGACGACATGGACGGCTCGGTGGTCGAGTACAAGATCACCCACGACGCCGACAACTACGGCACGCCGAACAAGCTCGGCCGCGAGGACCTGCTCGAACTCATCCGTGATGCGGGCTTCCGCCCGGTCGAGCGCAACACGCAGTACGAGATCGTCCGCGAGTTCGACGGACCGGACCCGGCCCGCCGTGACGCCCCGCAGCCGATGCGCTTCTGA
- a CDS encoding GNAT family N-acetyltransferase — MSLTFELDPRMDARLRDEVAALWADVSNAGGAVGFVPPVTSDDVRPELIKHLTAMTEGRVRLLVGRDESGTVAATAFLTLNTHRLMRHWIWLYTVMVHPSHQGKGYGRHLMTAAADAARTLDGIEAIRLTCRGGTGVDRFYESCGYKEVGRVPDAIRVAPGDDRDDIIMYLPLL; from the coding sequence ATGAGCCTCACGTTTGAACTGGACCCGCGGATGGACGCCAGGCTGCGGGACGAAGTGGCCGCGCTCTGGGCGGATGTGTCGAACGCCGGCGGCGCCGTCGGCTTCGTCCCGCCGGTCACGTCCGACGACGTCCGCCCGGAACTGATCAAACATCTGACCGCGATGACCGAGGGCCGGGTCCGGCTGCTGGTCGGCCGCGACGAGAGCGGCACGGTCGCCGCCACCGCTTTCCTCACGCTCAACACGCACCGCCTGATGCGCCACTGGATCTGGCTGTACACCGTGATGGTCCACCCCTCCCACCAGGGCAAGGGGTACGGCCGCCACCTGATGACAGCGGCGGCGGACGCCGCCCGCACCCTCGACGGCATCGAGGCGATCCGCCTCACCTGCCGGGGCGGCACCGGGGTGGACCGGTTCTACGAGTCCTGCGGCTACAAGGAAGTGGGCCGGGTGCCGGACGCGATCCGGGTCGCCCCCGGCGACGACCGCGACGACATCATCATGTACCTGCCGCTGCTCTGA
- a CDS encoding DUF4229 domain-containing protein has product MSVANPGATIRYTAMRIVIFMGSLVFCAVLVHFGIIPKGLGGSNFIWTILLALVISAPLSFVLLRKQRDKMSEQLINKVERAKVKLEANRTQEDGLTQ; this is encoded by the coding sequence GTGTCTGTAGCCAACCCGGGCGCCACGATCCGCTACACCGCGATGCGGATCGTCATCTTCATGGGATCCCTGGTCTTCTGCGCGGTCCTCGTCCACTTCGGCATCATCCCCAAGGGACTCGGCGGCTCCAACTTCATCTGGACGATCCTGCTGGCGCTGGTCATCTCCGCGCCGCTCAGCTTCGTCCTGCTGCGCAAGCAGCGCGACAAGATGTCCGAGCAGCTGATCAACAAGGTCGAGCGGGCCAAGGTCAAGCTGGAGGCCAACCGTACGCAGGAGGACGGCCTCACCCAGTAG
- a CDS encoding dicarboxylate/amino acid:cation symporter: protein MSAGPASSEDSAANPTAPSTADSTGSPSAGPAKSRISDKFPFWAQIIAGLVLGVLLGWLARSQDISWLKSTLEHVGGIFIQLLKLAVAPLVFFAILVSITNLRKVNNAARLATRTVMWFMITSLIAVVIGLAIGLITNPGAGTGLTPKDGKAPDGSGSWIDFLTGIVPTDVVTPFTQLNVLQIVFMAAVAGIAALQLGAKAEPILKISEAVLELLQKALWWVIRLAPLGTIGLIGFAIADYGWDLIGKYATFTADIYVGCAIVLFVVYPVLLATVAKVNPLQFFKGAWPAIQLAFVSRSSVGTMPVTQRVTERLGVPKEYASFAVPFGSTTKMDGCASIYPAIAAIFIAQIFDVHLGIQDYVLIAFVSVIGSAATAGLTGATVMLTLTLSTLGLPLEGVGLLMAIDPILDMMRTATNVAGQALIPVIVSAREKILDLDAFNSASASPVDEREVHAADVEEKQSVPVAA from the coding sequence ATGTCCGCAGGTCCCGCGAGTTCCGAGGATTCCGCCGCGAATCCCACGGCGCCTTCCACCGCCGACTCGACCGGCAGTCCCAGCGCCGGTCCGGCGAAGTCCCGAATATCCGACAAGTTCCCGTTCTGGGCCCAGATCATCGCCGGTCTGGTCCTGGGTGTCCTGCTCGGCTGGCTCGCCCGCAGCCAGGACATCAGCTGGCTCAAGTCCACGCTGGAGCACGTCGGCGGCATCTTCATCCAGCTGCTGAAGCTGGCGGTCGCCCCGCTCGTCTTCTTCGCGATCCTGGTGTCGATCACCAATCTCCGCAAGGTCAACAACGCGGCCCGGCTGGCCACCCGCACGGTGATGTGGTTCATGATCACGTCACTGATCGCGGTCGTCATCGGCCTCGCGATCGGCCTGATCACCAACCCCGGCGCGGGCACCGGTCTCACGCCCAAGGACGGCAAGGCGCCCGACGGGTCCGGCTCCTGGATCGACTTCCTGACCGGCATCGTGCCGACGGACGTCGTCACGCCGTTCACCCAGCTGAACGTCCTGCAGATCGTCTTCATGGCCGCCGTCGCCGGTATCGCCGCACTCCAGCTCGGCGCGAAGGCGGAGCCGATCCTCAAGATCAGCGAGGCCGTACTCGAACTGCTCCAGAAGGCCCTGTGGTGGGTCATCCGCCTCGCGCCGCTGGGCACCATCGGCCTGATCGGCTTCGCCATCGCCGACTACGGCTGGGACCTGATCGGCAAGTACGCGACGTTCACCGCCGACATCTACGTCGGTTGCGCGATCGTGCTGTTCGTGGTCTACCCGGTGCTGCTCGCGACGGTCGCCAAGGTCAACCCGCTGCAGTTCTTCAAGGGCGCCTGGCCCGCGATCCAGCTGGCGTTCGTCTCCCGCTCCTCGGTCGGCACCATGCCGGTCACCCAGCGGGTCACCGAGCGCCTCGGGGTGCCGAAGGAGTACGCCTCCTTCGCGGTGCCGTTCGGCTCGACCACCAAGATGGACGGCTGCGCCTCGATCTACCCGGCGATCGCCGCGATCTTCATCGCGCAGATCTTCGACGTACACCTCGGAATCCAGGACTACGTGCTGATCGCCTTCGTCTCGGTCATCGGCTCGGCGGCCACCGCCGGACTGACCGGTGCGACCGTGATGCTGACGCTGACCCTCTCCACGCTGGGGCTCCCGCTGGAGGGCGTGGGCCTGCTGATGGCGATCGACCCGATCCTGGACATGATGCGCACCGCGACGAACGTCGCCGGCCAGGCTCTGATTCCGGTCATCGTCTCGGCGCGCGAGAAGATCCTGGACCTCGACGCGTTCAACTCCGCTTCGGCCTCCCCGGTCGACGAGCGCGAGGTGCACGCCGCCGACGTCGAGGAGAAGCAGTCCGTTCCGGTCGCGGCCTGA
- a CDS encoding TetR/AcrR family transcriptional regulator, translating to MPRAVRERQMMDAAVRTFGQRGYRAASMDEIAELAGVSKPLIYLYLNSKEELFTACIRREAQSLVAAVRAGVDPADPADQQLWHGVGAFFEHTRGHQDGWNILHHQARTHGEPFAAEAAAMRDEITNFVTGLIAAAAREAHRDPALPDGDVAGLAQALVGAAESLAGWANGMPGVPAREAASTLMNFAWSGLENLMNGERWAPSPRP from the coding sequence ATGCCGAGGGCGGTGCGCGAGCGGCAGATGATGGACGCTGCCGTGCGGACCTTCGGGCAGCGCGGATACCGGGCCGCCTCGATGGACGAGATCGCCGAACTGGCGGGCGTGTCCAAGCCCTTGATCTATCTGTACCTGAACTCCAAGGAAGAGCTCTTCACTGCGTGCATCCGCCGGGAGGCCCAGTCCCTGGTCGCCGCGGTACGCGCCGGGGTGGACCCGGCGGACCCCGCGGACCAGCAGCTGTGGCACGGCGTCGGCGCCTTCTTCGAGCACACCCGGGGCCATCAGGACGGCTGGAACATCCTGCACCACCAGGCGCGTACGCACGGGGAGCCGTTCGCCGCCGAAGCCGCAGCGATGCGCGACGAGATCACGAACTTCGTGACGGGCCTGATCGCGGCGGCCGCCCGCGAGGCGCACCGCGACCCGGCCCTGCCGGACGGCGATGTGGCGGGACTCGCGCAGGCCTTGGTGGGTGCGGCGGAATCCCTCGCCGGATGGGCGAACGGGATGCCCGGAGTCCCGGCCAGGGAAGCCGCGTCGACGCTGATGAACTTCGCCTGGTCGGGCCTGGAGAACCTTATGAACGGGGAGCGCTGGGCGCCGTCACCGCGCCCGTGA
- a CDS encoding MaoC/PaaZ C-terminal domain-containing protein: MSDRLTRSPGLLPSMVRGAVASPFKRGVSAEAPLPATRLVRGGVRIDPGRLDSYARVCGFERGGPLPLTYPHVLGFPQAMRLMSARAFPLPVLGLVHTGIEITRRRALHPGDELELAVYADGLRAHRRGTEVVMVTEARVAGEPVWESRSTYLARHPAPEGVAARTPDAPPQAARHALTTATWELPAGLGRRYGAVSGDRNPIHLHPLTAKLFGFPRAIAHGMWTAARCLAAVGTPEDVHVRVEFRAPVLLPGTVTYTAGAGAFQVLSQGPHGAERIHLTGAVTAPSAPRS; this comes from the coding sequence ATGAGTGACCGCCTCACGCGCTCCCCCGGCCTGCTGCCCTCCATGGTGCGTGGGGCGGTTGCCTCGCCCTTCAAGCGTGGGGTGTCGGCCGAGGCGCCCCTGCCCGCGACCCGGCTGGTGCGGGGCGGGGTGCGTATCGATCCCGGGCGTCTTGACTCGTACGCGCGGGTCTGCGGCTTCGAGCGGGGCGGCCCGCTCCCCCTCACGTATCCGCATGTCCTCGGCTTTCCGCAGGCCATGCGGCTGATGTCCGCGCGGGCCTTCCCGCTGCCGGTTCTCGGGCTCGTCCATACCGGTATCGAGATCACCCGGCGGCGGGCTCTGCATCCGGGCGATGAGCTCGAACTCGCCGTCTACGCCGACGGGTTGAGGGCACACCGGCGTGGTACCGAAGTCGTCATGGTGACCGAGGCGCGGGTGGCCGGTGAGCCGGTCTGGGAGTCGCGGAGTACGTATCTGGCCCGGCACCCGGCGCCCGAAGGCGTGGCAGCCCGTACGCCGGACGCGCCGCCGCAGGCCGCGCGCCACGCCCTCACCACCGCCACCTGGGAGCTCCCCGCCGGCCTGGGCCGCCGGTACGGTGCCGTCTCCGGTGACCGAAACCCGATCCACCTCCACCCCCTCACCGCGAAGCTCTTCGGCTTCCCGCGCGCCATCGCGCACGGCATGTGGACCGCCGCACGCTGTCTGGCCGCCGTCGGGACCCCCGAAGACGTCCACGTACGCGTCGAGTTCAGGGCGCCGGTGCTGCTGCCGGGGACCGTGACGTACACCGCCGGAGCGGGTGCCTTCCAGGTCCTGAGCCAGGGGCCCCACGGGGCGGAACGGATCCACCTCACGGGCGCGGTGACGGCGCCCAGCGCTCCCCGTTCATAA